AGCTATCATGATCTGCTAGCAATTATCAATGTTCTTTTGCAGACCTTTTTTTACTATGCTACCCAATCATAGAAAATGGTGTAGCAAGATTGTGGCTGTAAAATGGTGAATCTTGCGTCCCACGAAATAATAATGCTTCCggtgacacttcgtggcggaggtaTAAAAAATACACTGCTGCtgggaaataataataataataataaagaagcCATGCTTTAATTATTCTTGCCATATCTTCTTTCATGTCTACAATTAGCTATAAGACAAATGGGCCAGTAAACTATAACTGGAACTGAAGAAGATGACTTCAAGCGCATGCAGTAGCTCTTTACTATAGATTTGCATTAATTTGAAATAGAATTGGGCCAGATAGACTCATGAACATTACACAAGGTTAAACTCTTATCATTGATCTAGAGGAAAATACTGCCCTCATTCAATCACATTCACCTacagcacacatacacatcaaaaCAATCCTACCCTGGCTCATACAGAAAGATGGACAAGTTGTAGAGTGTGAACTTTCTCCTACAGGTGTTAGCATTGATGCAATGGATGACTATTCCATGTTTCATAAATATTACATGCAAATTTTATTGCTattcaaaagtaaatatttcatttccttttacaTTAAGGCATGTGCTTAAGTTGGCAATGACTGGGAATTCAGTTACTGcaatgctaacaacatattcccACATATACACTGGAAAATTTCTCACATCAATCTCCTCATCTAACTGACTTTCTttagtacagtggactcccgttataatgaagtttTCGGGACCAACagtttttttgtggttttttttttttcattatatcgaaatttcattataactgaacaaataaacaataaaaaaaatacatatatatatatatatatatatatatatatatatatatatatatatatataatataaagtggataatgttgcggtctgcatttttatttcgttgtaaccggaatttcattataactgtgaTCGTCATAATGGAAAAGTACTTAAAGGAATCTGGTCAAAGGAGCCAATTGCTCAAAACACAGGCATACTTTGagaagacagacagagagatttGTTGTAATTGATATGCAACAagtgttttatttttatgaGTGCTAATAAGACTGGCAAGTACTAGCAAAAAAGTAGGGAAAGTCTAAGAATACATGCTCTGTCTTATGGTTGATACAGTGTGCAGCGGCATAAGAAGTATACTATTGACAACACTACCCCTCAATAGGTAGACAGTAGCATCCCCAAAATATTGGAACAATcccaaaaccccaaaacaatgcATGCTCTGTTCAGTACCCTAATTTGCATGGAACATCCAGCCTAATTTGCATAGGACACCCTCATCCCATGAAAGGACTTCCAGTTGACCACTGTCGGTAACAGTCTATCAAACCAGAAGGGCTTGGAAGTTGGGCTGACAGTGACCAACATCACACAGAGAGAGCATCAATCATACGACGGTTTGGACTGTCAAGGAGATGAATATCTCACACGCTTGCATTCCTACATAGGCAGACTTGGCAGGATAGCCGCACTTGAAGGGGATCACCCTACCCTGCATTTATGAGGAATATGTACAGCTTCTGATTGAAGGAGACACCCCAGAAGCTTTCTGAGTGTTAAACGAATGTAGGAGCAAACCTAAAGAGACATACGCTGTGCGCACACCATTGGGATGGAGTCTGTTTAATAGGGCGGATGTCATACGTCATCAAAGAGCAGATCCTCATCAGTTAGTGTCAACTTTGTAAGACACAAAGAATATCCTCTCCACAGTCAaccatgacgcaaatctctcgtttgaagaggctacacccccgtaaataatgccagtgtatatcttggcaatcaatgacttaaaaaccaaagatataaaacacctgtttcttgaccctggcctaatctaagcatcagtcatcgccaaagcgccacggggggggggggggggggggggggggggtaccgcgagaggaggagattgttttggttttgtaatgGGCTATGTAGCttcatggtgcgtgtgtgtgtacgtgtgtgtgtgtgagtgtagactggcaaactggcaatgctctccttcttattcctgtattttcgttatttacgggtcaattctTTTcattcgaaatgtaaaatggatgaccatagaatttctcaatagaatataaaattgaaaactttaaaaaggatagagaaaattgagttcactttgaatggtctgccacaggcagatatccttatcatgctcttacgtaatacgacagctgctggagtcatcaaaccctggcttggcctccaggtttgtcatgcctgagcagaaagtttatttgcaatggacaaataCTTCGACTTCAAACTCCCAAACGAAAAATCTTTAACGAGGTATAGCACCCCACTTTCTTCCTGGAAGTtggggtctcgcctcaaacgagggattgacggcatgcTGAAACAGTTTTGGGAGCTAGATTTTGGAGGCTATCTCCAGGAGGAGAAGATGGGCATGTCAATCGAGGACCAGCGGGCTTTGAAGATGATGGAAAATACAGCAAGGAAGGTTGGTAACCATCATGAAGTCGGCCTACCATGGCGATACTGGCCACCTGAGATGCCGTCCAATCGTTATCTCGCAAAAGTCAGATTGAAGTACCTCAAACGGAAGCTGGAAAAAGATAGAGCACTCCACGAAAGGTATTCCACCACCATAGGCGAATACATATCCAATGGCTATGTAGGAGAGGTGAAAGACGAGTCTGATCACCAGTCCAAGAGTTCAGACAAtggagaaaagaaataaaaggaatcTAAGGAGTTGAAGTGGTACCTCCCATTTAATGCAGTCGTGCATACCTACAAACCGGAGAAGGTGAGAGGTGTTACGGCACAGCTCTCAACTAATCAAATACTACAAGGGCCTGATCTAACCAACAACTTGACTGGAGTCCTTACAAAATTCAGGCAGGAACGAGTTGCCTTTGTTGCAGACGTGCAAGGGCTGTTCCACCAAGTCAAGGTTCCAGTCAAAGACAGAGATGCGATGAGATTCCTGTGGTGGAGGGATGGCGACCTGTCCAAGGAGCCTACAGAATATCGCATGACAGTACATCTTTTTGGTTGGACTTCTTCGCCAAGTTGTGCAGGGTTTGCATGAGGATGCTCACggacatttcaacaaagaagtcACTGATAGAGTCCTGAACAACTTTTACGTTGTTGACTGTTTAAAGTCAGTGAAGTTCCAAGATGATGCAATGAGTGTAATGGAAGATCTGAGGCATTTTCTAGCCCAAGGAGGTTTCAGACTGACAAAATGGCTCTGCAATGATCGAGACGTCCTTGAATCAATTCCTGAAAGGGTTGAGTCAGCGCTGAACCTAGATCTAAAGAAGATTTACCAGTTCAACAAACACTTGGCATCATGTGGGACATGGAAACAGACTCTTTCAAGTTCAAGGTCCAAGTAAAGGAGAAGCCGGCAACAAGACGCGGGATTTTGTCGGTTGCAAGCTCCCTCTATGACCAGTTGGATTTCCTCGCCCCATTCGTGCCACCAGCTAAGGTATTCCTACAGAACCTATGCAGACAGGATTTGACTTGGGATGCAAAGATTTCATCAGAAGAAGATAAACAGTGGCAAAAGTGGCTGAGTGATTTGCCTTTGCTGACCCAGATCCAGATAAGTAGGTGTCTGAAGCTGGAGGGATTTCAGGAAATTGAATCTGCTCAACTCCATCACTTCTGTGATGAATCTAAATTTGGATATGCGGCTGTGTCCTACTTGAGCCTGACAGACAGATCAGGTGAAGTACATTGTGCATTTGTCTTAGAGAAGGCTAGATTAGCACTCATAAAGGTGGTTTCAATTCTAAGACTGCAACTGATGGCTGCTATCCTTGCAGTGACTATAGAccaatgcatcaaatgtgagcTCGGAGTCAAAATCAACGAGACCATGTTCTGGACCAATTCTACAGTGGTGCTTCAGTACATACGAAGCGAAAGCAGACGGTTCAAGACATTCGTCGCAAATTGACCTGCTCAAATCCACAAGGCCTCAGAACCTGAACAATGGAGACATGTTGACACCAAATCAAATCCAGCAGATGACGGATCTTGAGGTCTAAAAGCATCAGAGCTTCTCAACAATCAACAATGGATCACCGGACCAGATTTCCTCATGAAGGAAGAGAAATTCTGGCCTACACCTCCAGAAGTGCTAAAGCTTACAGGAAGTGACCCGGAAGTGAAGAAAGAAATCCATGTGTTTGCTACTTCACTGAGAGGTAACATGCAAGATCTCTTCAGTAGATATTCTTCATGGAATAAATTGAAGGGAGTTGTGACATGGCTTCTCAGCTACAAGAGGTGGCTTCTCGCCAAGGCAAAGGGTGAACAGATTGGAAAGTTGAAGTCTTTGTTGTCAGCAGAAGAGCTGATGCAAGCTGAGAAAGACATCATCAAAATCGTTCAAAGAGGTATGTTTGGTGATTATATCAAC
This sequence is a window from Diadema setosum chromosome 13, eeDiaSeto1, whole genome shotgun sequence. Protein-coding genes within it:
- the LOC140237041 gene encoding uncharacterized protein, with the protein product MWDMETDSFKFKVQVKEKPATRRGILSVASSLYDQLDFLAPFVPPAKVFLQNLCRQDLTWDAKISSEEDKQWQKWLSDLPLLTQIQISRCLKLEGFQEIESAQLHHFCDESKFGYAAVSYLSLTDRSDFLMKEEKFWPTPPEVLKLTGSDPEVKKEIHVFATSLRGNMQDLFSRYSSWNKLKGVVTWLLSYKRWLLAKAKGEQIGKLKSLLSAEELMQAEKDIIKIVQRGMFGDYINGKDLKGCALKKPSPIIVDEIVRIGGRIRNAPLVYNEKHLVILPHEHHVTTLISHHHLVAHSGAGMTWSSLRTVYWVMRGRVAVRKVVGKCFRCKRRNAPRMEQMMAASIALSYTRQALLHKCRSRLFQANSGKNKAAAL